CTCATGTAAAGGTTTACATTGAGAAAACTTGACAACCCAATGTTCAACTGAAAGAATCTCATTTAGGTAAAATCTTGATGTATTGCTCCCAAGTTTGAATAGCTCGGAGTAAAGTTTAAACACGCTGAAGTTTTAAGACCCTTTTAAACTGAATTTGGGGCCACTggagtgctccataattgcacataATTTAAGTCATATACTAAAAAATTAGCAAGATCTTTAAAGGATGAAGTTGATGAAACTTAAGTAGGTTCTGCGTTTTTGAGACTGAGTTTTATAGTGCCCAATGTACCCGGTCCTCAGAAGGTCAATAGAGAAATATAAAAAGACCATTTTACAAGACATGAATTCGTCTTAAAACACGTGGAGATGGCAATCCCTGTGATGCAGCCCAAGTCTGAATTAACATTGCCCTTGCAACATTTACACTACTGAAACAATCTGAAGAAGGCAAATGCACATCCATCCTACAGAAaaaaaacccaaaaggaaaaaaaattgaatgGGTATGTAATGTAAGCATATCCTTGCAATCTGGCATGATATAAAGCCATCCCCCCGACAAATGAGATAAATAAAATCGGTagaagaattttcaataagtagcATTGTCAATTGGTTTGTTGTTCACTGGTGAAGTTGACTTGGCTGCTATGCAATACACCATGGGTACATTCTGATAAAACGGTACAGCCCTTGACATGTAACAAGGATAAGGCCTTACAAAGTAAGCTCTTCAGGCCCATGATGCTATGATGGGAAGGACATCGATACGAGTTTCCATGGAACAGCTCAGGACTTGCACCTGGGAGCTTACTGTGCTTCTTTGTGGTTTGAGGCATGCCTCATTTTCTTCAAACAATCAGGACACTAGTAAGAGTGTGACCCTAGTTCAAATTCCCCCCACCTTAACAAAGTGAACTATATCTTTAACCTTTATGTGGCCAGGTAATGGCGCAGTAATTGTGGGATGATTACAAATATTTTAAAAGTTCCTCATGTTTATCCCACCATCCATCAATAATATTTAACAGAAACGAAGTGGCATCAGTTACAGGAAGAAAGAAAACTAATTGACAAGTAACAAGACGACAGCATATGCAAGAAATTCAGTGCAGGACAGATAAGAGATAAAGCTCACCTCCTCCTCAAACTCTCGGTCGAGTTTCTCGGAGATTATGATGGAAACTATGACTGTTATCAGCACTAGCAAGACAGGAACACTAATAGCACTCACGACAACAGCCATATTTTTTCCTCCATCAGCTGTTATTGTTCTACTTCGTCTTGTAGAAACCATTCTTCTAATTCCCAATCCTGAATAGGAATATGAAGGCCTCTGTGTACTTAATTTATAACATGGATTTGCATATACCCAATTAATGCTGCCGCACCTGTTTACTTGTAGGTTGCTCTGTTTGTGTGAAGTTATTTGAGGCGGAATCAACGACTGTAATAGTCCACCATTAGAATTGCATATGCAACCCATGCCGCATAATATCATTGATTTCTTATCAAACTCACATTGCAACAGAATAGTCACAAATAATCTAATAAGAACAGGTGCTCCCTATTCTAGCATCCTGCAAACTGAATTAAATGAGTGTGATGAGGTGGGCATAGCTAACATGAACCAAATTTGAACAAGCTCCCAAAGGATAAGATAGGAGAGATTGTGACCGAAAGACGATCAGAAGAAGAGTTTGAGGCCAGTTTAGGAGAAATTGGGACCTAATGATGAGACTAAGATGCATCAgaagatatttttcttttaaacCGTTTTCCATAAAGAAACGTGGTTGAAGTTCGATcgcattggaaaaaaaaaaaataagaacaTCAAAAGAATATTTAATGGAATTTCCACAAATTGGTCAACTAGTGTTGTTGTCCCTTGCTGAAAAGTGGAGATATCAATAATCCCTCAAATTATCGCACTATAATGATCAATCTTCTTTTCGATAGACTTTTTGGGAGCATGATTGAAAGATCGATTAGCATGTGGGCTGAAAAAGAGGGTAAGAGAGCAAAAGGACAAGCGGGCTTCAGGCCTAAGTATTCTACCATTGATCCTTGCATTACAGTCAGACATTTGATTGAGAAGGTATGGGATAAACAGGGAGGAGAAGTATTCTGCTGCTTTGTTGATTTAAAAAAGGCTTTTGATACAGTACCTAGAAGCAAATTGTGGAGCAGAATGGAAGAGTTGAATTCTAGTTCAATATAGAGTTGTTGTTCATAGATTATATGACCAAGTCTAGGCCAAGATATGGACCAAACAAGGCTTATCAGAATGCTTTAGAAGTGACATTGGAATCAAGCAGGGTTGCCCATTATCCCCTACCCTATTTGGGTTATACATTGACAAGTTAGAGGAATGGATAAACAAGTTTGGTGGTGGGGGAGTTCTTTTGGCCAATTACTTTATACAGTTGCTCTTATATGCTGATGATCTTATCTTAATGGCAAAAACAACACAAGAttggaaagaacacttgaaggctcTAGAACATTTTTGTCTTAAGGTGGGGATGCAGGTGAACACTAGCAAAACCAAGGTCATGATTTTCACCTTGAAAAGAAAGAAGGCTCATAGAGAATTTGTTTTTATGGGCAACTTCTTACAAATGGTTAATGAATACAAGTACCTTGGCCTAGACTTTCAGAATAAACTCAGTTGGGAGACATGTAAGGCAAAAAGGATTCAAGGGGGTTGGAAAGCCTTATACTCACTTCAAAATAGATGTAGAAGAGCTAAGTTATGGGATTAGAAAactaagaaaactctttttggGCTTCTTGTGGTTTCGGTGGTATTATATGGATGTGAAATATGGGGCAGCAACACTTCAACAAGGAAATGGAAACAAATAGAAAGATTACAAAAGCATTTGATTACGGGTAGCCTCAAGATTAAGTCATCTATCCCATATGAGATTGTCCTAGTGGAGGCGGGGGCTTTCCCTATTGAAGCATTAGCTATGTTCTGATTGCTAAGTTATTTAAGGAAGGTAGAAAACATGGAGGTACATCGCTGGCCAAAAATAGCAGTAGGAGCAAGGCTAGATAGAAGGAAGAGCACATGGATGAAACAAAATATTAAGTGGATGAATAAATGGGGCATTAATCTAAATGATTGCCCAAATAACAATGGAGAAATAAAGAAATATGTGCAAGAGAAATTCAAAGAAAACATGTGGACAGGTCAATTAGGGAGAAAAAAGGAATATtatatcaaacatttcaatccTTTCAATCCTACACATGACCATACACAAAAAAACTATATAGGAATGGACATAAAATGGAAGGCAAAAATGTTAATTGCTCAGATAAGGACCAGCTCACATCAGCTTAGATGCGAAACAGGGAGATGGATGATACCCAAAGAGGAATGGGAAGATAGAAGATGTAGATATTGCACTCAAGGGGTAGTGGAGACGGAATGGCATTACATCATGGAGTGTCCAACCTACAATGACATTCAGACCAATTACGTTGAGACATTAAATGTAGACACCTTGAGTAATCTATTtgttgaggaaaagataacaagagTTGCGGATCTCCTAATCAAGATACACAATAGAAGAACCAAGTTGCAAAAGGAGAAAGAGGCGTAGCAGTTTTAGTTTTCAGTCTGGGTTGCTTTTGGCTTCACATGCTTTGCTAGCTATCTGTGGGTCCCATAGGTTGTTCGGCCTCGTGGACATTATtgaaaaacattcattcattcattcaaagcAAAGCTCAaagcaacaacaaaaaaattaccTTTAAATATCCTAAAGATCAAATAAGAGAGCTTTAAAAGAAAGCTATTTAGGTTCACGAACTAAATATtcttcaataattaaaaaaaaaaataggtgaAAGGTTTTTGGGTGATTCAAACATAAAAATAGGGACACCAATTTATAACTTAGTAGGCCTGGTAAGAATAGTCTAGTttaatttacaagtttaattttttattgaatctTCAGAGTTAATGATGGGCTCCCAACTATTAATACCGTCATTTTTTTGTtcctatattatatattttaagtgCAATAGGTAAATCTAGAGTGAGGAATTTAGACTATCATGAATTTGCCCAAGTGTAGGGCTCCATATTTACATGGCCAATGTCGTTAGGACCACTGCATTTTGGGAGAAGCCCCTTGAAAATTGTAGTAACAAAATTTATATACCTTACAACTTTCTTAGTACACTTTTATGTCCATTTTAGCTCTAGCTTGTTTGTGTGTCTTGTATTTTTTTAGCCGTTTTACCTAGCTAATCACCTTTAGTCATACACATCCATGTTCCTTTATTACTTCATGGTCTATTTTAGAGTTCCTATGTGttcttttttattgaatttttatcCATATCCCATGTTTTAACACCACTTTTAATTTTCCTTTAATTCCCCTTTAATTTCCCTTGCCCCTCTTTTCACCCCCTTGTCAAGCCATCAAATGATTTGTCTTGCCCCATCCTATGTGAAAACTCTAACTTTATCCATCTTGAATCTTGACTTAATGAATGTAAAATTGATGGAACCCCCCACCACTACATGATGCCATTCATGTTTGAGGTCCCCTCATAAATCAAGCTAAAATTTCATTTACCAAGAATGACCACAACTTGCCACAAAATAAGGCGACCTTGACTTTTCATTGTCCCACTACAATCTTTGAATTCAAGATAATTAATTGCTAGATTTTCCCCATCTACTAGGTTTCCATCTTTGACTTCCTAAATAAAACTCTTTAAAATAGCCCAACTTTGCCCCATTTTTAGATAGAAAAGAGAAATATTGAGTTGCTTACATGGTTTTAGCTATTTATGCTCATGGAGGACACCCCAATATTACTTCAAAATTGTAGAAGTTAGCTAGCTTTTCCCCAAAGTCTCATATATTTTGTTTCCA
This genomic stretch from Cryptomeria japonica chromosome 8, Sugi_1.0, whole genome shotgun sequence harbors:
- the LOC131075628 gene encoding uncharacterized protein LOC131075628; protein product: MILCGMGCICNSNGGLLQSLIPPQITSHKQSNLQVNRCGSINWVYANPCYKLSTQRPSYSYSGLGIRRMVSTRRSRTITADGGKNMAVVVSAISVPVLLVLITVIVSIIISEKLDREFEEETARRHSWMKRRGIEEDGLDGTKEEAERILSPARNRPRREE